A single window of Colletotrichum higginsianum IMI 349063 chromosome 8, whole genome shotgun sequence DNA harbors:
- a CDS encoding XPG domain-containing protein — protein sequence MSIYSFLIAVRSDGQQLTNESGETTSHLMGLFYRTLRMVDNGIKPLYVFDGAPPKLKSGELAKRFQRKQEATEGLEEAKETGTAEEVEKFSRRTVRVTREHNADCQKLLKLMGIPFIVAPTEAEAQCAVLARAGKVYAAASEDMDTLTFDTPILLRHLTFSEQRKEPIQEVHIDKVLEGLGMERKQFVDFCILLGCDYLDPIPKVGPSTALKLIREHGDLETLVEAFKNDPKQKYVIPEDWPYQDARELFLNPDVRPADDPLCDFKWEKPDMEGLVQYLVTEKGFSEDRVRGAGARLEKNLKSSQQVRLDGFFKVIPKTEEEKAAHKRKLDAKNEEKKKKLKVEKKEKAAAKAKPRGA from the exons ATGAGCATCTACTCCTTCCTCATCGCCGTTCGATCCGATGGCCAGCAGCTCACGAACGAGAGCGGAGAGACGACATCACACCTCATGGGTCTCTTCTACCGAACCCTCCGGATGGTCGACAACGGCATCAAGCCCCTATACGTCTTCGATGGCGCCCCGCCCAAGCTCAAGTCGGGCGAGCTTGCCAAGCGCTTCCAGAGAAAGCAGGAGGCCaccgagggcctcgaggaggccaaggagacgggcaccgccgaggaggttGAGAAGTTCTCCCGCCGGACGGTGCGCGTCACGCGCGAGCACAACGCCGATTGCCAGAAGCTGCTCAAGCTCATGGGCATCCCCTTCATCGTGGCTCCtaccgaggccgaggcccagtGCGCCGTGCTGGCGCGTGCCGGAAAGGTGTACGCCGCAGCCAGCGAGGACATGGACACCCTCACGTTCGATACCCCCATCCTGCTGCGCCACTTGACCTTCAGCGAGCAGCGCAAAGAGCCCATTCAGGAGGTTCACATCGACAAGGTGCTGGAGGGCCTCGGCATGGAGCGCAAGCAG TTTGTCGACTTCTGCATCCTCCTCGGCTGCGATTACCTCGACCCCATCCCCAAGGTCGGCCCTTCGACGGCGCTCAAGCTGATCCGCGAGcacggcgacctcgagacgCTCGTCGAGGCGTTCAAGAACGACCCGAAGCAGAAGTACGTGATCCCTGAGGATTGGCCGTACCAGGACGCCCGCGAGCTCTTCCTCAACCCCGACGTGCGGCCGGCGGACGACCCGCTGTGCGACTTCAAGTGGGAAAAGCCCGACATGGAGGGTCTCGTGCAATACCTTGTAACGGAGAAGGGCTTCTCGGAAGACCGCGTGCGGGGGGCGGGTGCGCGACTGGAGAAGAATCTGAAGAGCAGCCAGCAGGTGCGGCTGGACGGCTTCTTCAAGGTGATTCCcaagacggaggaggagaaggcggcgcaCA